One Succinispira mobilis DSM 6222 genomic window carries:
- a CDS encoding DMT family transporter, whose product MQENQLAGHLSVFITILIWGTTFISTKVLLVDFTPLEILFFRFSMGLLALMLIYPQRLKVTDNKQELYFAGAGLCGVTLYFLLENIALTYSMASNVGVISCIAPFFTALFSYCFLGGEKLRANFLLGFGAALFGISLITFNSSTSFQLNPLGDFLAVLATIVWAAYSIFTKKISAYGYNTIQMTRRIFAYGLVFMLPALFFLDFRVGLERFANPVNLFNIIFLGLGASAMCFVTWNFSVKLLGVVKTSIYIYLVPVITVVTSVIVLKEQITLLAIVGSVLTVSGVFISDSQNGLKLLANLVRKR is encoded by the coding sequence ATGCAGGAAAATCAATTAGCAGGTCATTTATCGGTGTTTATAACAATTTTAATTTGGGGGACAACTTTTATTTCGACTAAGGTGTTATTGGTAGATTTTACACCTTTGGAAATTTTGTTTTTTCGTTTTAGCATGGGCTTGCTAGCTTTAATGCTAATATATCCACAACGGTTGAAAGTTACGGACAATAAGCAAGAGTTATACTTTGCTGGCGCAGGGTTATGCGGTGTAACTTTATATTTTTTATTAGAGAATATTGCCTTGACTTATTCAATGGCTTCGAATGTAGGCGTAATTAGTTGCATAGCGCCTTTTTTTACAGCATTATTTTCCTATTGTTTTTTAGGTGGCGAAAAGTTGCGGGCTAATTTTTTATTAGGCTTTGGAGCGGCATTGTTTGGAATTAGTTTAATTACTTTTAATAGTAGTACTAGTTTTCAACTTAATCCGTTGGGCGATTTTTTAGCAGTATTAGCTACAATAGTTTGGGCGGCATATTCGATATTTACTAAAAAAATCAGTGCGTATGGCTATAACACAATTCAGATGACGCGGCGAATTTTCGCTTATGGACTAGTATTTATGTTACCCGCATTATTTTTTTTAGATTTTCGGGTGGGCTTGGAAAGATTTGCTAATCCTGTAAATTTGTTTAATATAATTTTTCTCGGGTTAGGTGCTTCAGCAATGTGTTTTGTAACTTGGAATTTTTCAGTCAAACTATTAGGTGTGGTTAAAACCAGTATTTATATTTATTTAGTTCCAGTAATTACCGTAGTTACCTCAGTAATAGTTTTAAAGGAGCAGATAACATTATTGGCAATTGTGGGCTCAGTATTGACAGTGTCGGGAGTATTTATTTCTGATAGCCAAAATGGCTTAAAGTTGCTAGCTAATCTAGTTCGTAAACGGTAA